In a genomic window of Pseudomonas oryzihabitans:
- a CDS encoding GntR family transcriptional regulator: MSKPGQRVLAALRQMILSGELTAGERLAEIPTAERFAVSRMPVRLALRTLAQEGLLESSGARGYQVRALTSADLEGAVEVRGVLEGLAARQAAERGLDEATRTVLEDCLRRGDRLFAKGHVLLEDLEEYHDLNRGFHQAIVAASGNPAIAVALGRHEHLPFASVSALAVDAQNLEREYRRFNFAHLQHHAVFDALVRGQGARAEGIMREHAQATLGYARWFGGEEGAAGEVKVLV; encoded by the coding sequence ATGAGCAAGCCGGGACAGCGGGTACTGGCCGCGCTACGGCAGATGATCCTGTCCGGCGAACTGACGGCGGGCGAACGGCTGGCGGAGATTCCCACCGCCGAGCGCTTCGCCGTGTCGCGCATGCCGGTGCGGCTGGCCTTGCGCACCCTGGCCCAGGAGGGCTTGCTGGAAAGTAGTGGCGCCCGTGGCTATCAGGTGCGGGCGCTCACGAGCGCGGATCTAGAAGGCGCGGTGGAAGTGCGCGGCGTGCTGGAAGGCCTGGCTGCGCGCCAGGCGGCCGAACGCGGCCTCGATGAGGCGACGCGGACCGTGCTGGAAGACTGCCTGCGCCGTGGCGATCGCCTGTTCGCCAAGGGGCATGTGCTGCTGGAGGATCTGGAGGAATACCACGACCTCAATCGCGGCTTCCACCAGGCCATCGTCGCGGCCAGTGGCAATCCGGCCATCGCCGTGGCCCTGGGGCGCCATGAGCATCTGCCCTTCGCCTCGGTGAGCGCCCTGGCGGTGGATGCGCAGAATCTCGAGCGCGAATACCGCCGCTTCAACTTCGCCCACCTGCAGCACCATGCGGTCTTCGACGCCCTGGTGCGCGGCCAGGGTGCGCGGGCCGAGGGCATCATGCGCGAGCATGCCCAGGCGACCCTGGGCTATGCGCGGTGGTTTGGTGGGGAAGAGGGGGCGGCGGGGGAGGTTAAGGTGTTGGTGTGA
- a CDS encoding PDR/VanB family oxidoreductase translates to MLDLIVTAVQREAPSILAFDLARADGSPLPGFTAGAHLEVTLGDGLIRHYSLCITPEPAPTRYRIAVLLVPDSRGGSQAMHSLQVGDRLQVSEPRNLFALVPSARRTQLLAGGIGITPLLAMAEQLHQQGAHFQLRYLVRDREHAAFIPWLKARPYADRVKVHFDQQEPALRPNFQHLLGPAAPDDHLYVCGPAGFMAAVVEAAQAQGWQPGQIHREFFAADPAAQGEQRPFEVELARSGRCVQVPAERSVVQVLADLGIVLPVSCGQGLCGTCVTPVLAGEPEHHDLFLSAAEHAANDRFTPCCSRAKGERLVLDL, encoded by the coding sequence ATGCTCGATCTGATCGTCACTGCCGTGCAGCGCGAGGCGCCCAGCATCCTGGCCTTCGACCTGGCCCGCGCCGACGGCAGCCCCCTGCCCGGCTTCACGGCCGGTGCCCATTTGGAAGTCACCCTGGGCGACGGCCTGATCCGTCATTACTCCCTGTGCATCACGCCCGAACCGGCACCCACCCGCTATCGCATCGCCGTCCTGCTCGTGCCCGATTCTCGCGGAGGTTCCCAGGCCATGCATAGCTTGCAGGTGGGCGACCGCCTGCAGGTAAGCGAGCCACGCAATCTGTTCGCCCTGGTCCCGAGCGCGCGCCGTACCCAGCTGCTGGCCGGCGGCATCGGCATCACCCCGCTCCTGGCCATGGCCGAACAGCTCCACCAGCAGGGCGCCCATTTCCAGCTGCGCTATCTGGTGCGGGATCGCGAACACGCCGCCTTCATTCCCTGGCTCAAGGCGCGTCCCTATGCCGACCGGGTCAAGGTGCATTTCGACCAACAGGAGCCGGCGCTGAGACCCAACTTCCAGCACCTGCTCGGTCCGGCGGCGCCGGACGACCACCTCTATGTCTGCGGTCCCGCCGGCTTCATGGCCGCCGTGGTCGAGGCCGCCCAGGCCCAGGGCTGGCAACCCGGACAGATCCATCGCGAATTCTTCGCCGCCGATCCCGCCGCTCAGGGCGAACAGCGGCCCTTCGAGGTGGAGCTGGCGCGTAGCGGACGCTGCGTCCAGGTACCGGCCGAGCGCAGCGTGGTCCAGGTGCTGGCCGACCTCGGCATCGTCCTGCCGGTGTCCTGCGGCCAGGGCCTCTGTGGCACCTGCGTGACCCCGGTACTGGCTGGCGAACCCGAGCACCACGACCTCTTTCTCTCCGCGGCCGAGCACGCCGCCAACGACCGCTTCACCCCCTGTTGCTCCCGCGCCAAGGGCGAGCGCCTGGTGCTGGATCTCTGA